In a single window of the Alphaproteobacteria bacterium LSUCC0684 genome:
- a CDS encoding D-amino acid dehydrogenase: MHIVVLGAGIIGITTAYQLLKDGHNVTVIERDTGPAQFTSFANAGLVAPGHAYAWGSPAAPGMMWRSFFRNDQAIRFKPRISVRQWRWVLAFLGECNSERAAINTQTKARLCRYSQSMLEEVARETEVEYDGQTGGLLYFYRDPSRLAAATRKADILRSQGLTVHQLTRDQVVEKDPGLAGAGDRIAGGLYAPTDASGDAHLFTRALAAKCSQMGCSFLYGAEIHDIRRKSGMVVSASTSKGEISGDAFVMCLGVFSPFLAEKIGVQLPVYPVKGYSVTVAADDLRIPPRLGGVDEENLLAYCPMGNRLRLTATAEIADYSTQHSPADFNVMLKKARELFGDELGASGIEYWAGLRPMTPTGLPIVDRSPIDNLFINTGHGHMGWTMSNGCARMMADMIGQKPMAHSNEGMNYAS, from the coding sequence ATGCATATTGTTGTCTTAGGCGCTGGCATCATCGGAATCACAACAGCCTATCAGTTGTTGAAGGACGGCCACAACGTCACGGTTATTGAACGTGATACAGGTCCGGCACAATTCACCAGTTTTGCCAATGCCGGACTGGTTGCCCCTGGCCATGCCTATGCCTGGGGGTCGCCTGCGGCACCTGGCATGATGTGGCGATCATTCTTCCGAAATGACCAGGCCATCCGCTTCAAGCCGCGAATCTCGGTGCGGCAATGGCGATGGGTGCTGGCTTTTCTGGGTGAATGCAACTCCGAGCGTGCCGCCATAAACACGCAAACGAAAGCCCGCCTCTGCCGATATTCGCAATCCATGCTCGAGGAAGTCGCCCGCGAAACGGAAGTTGAGTATGACGGCCAAACTGGCGGGCTGCTCTATTTCTATCGAGATCCGTCACGGCTGGCGGCAGCAACACGGAAGGCAGATATCCTGCGCAGTCAGGGCCTGACCGTACATCAACTTACCCGTGATCAGGTTGTGGAAAAGGATCCCGGTCTGGCGGGTGCCGGGGACAGGATTGCAGGCGGGCTCTATGCTCCGACAGATGCAAGCGGGGATGCTCATCTCTTCACCCGTGCACTTGCAGCCAAGTGTAGCCAGATGGGGTGCAGCTTCCTCTATGGTGCTGAGATACATGATATCAGGCGCAAGTCCGGCATGGTCGTTTCAGCCAGCACCAGCAAGGGCGAGATATCTGGTGATGCCTTTGTAATGTGTCTTGGGGTGTTCAGTCCATTTCTTGCTGAAAAGATTGGAGTGCAGTTGCCGGTCTATCCGGTGAAAGGTTATTCCGTGACCGTTGCCGCAGATGATCTCCGGATACCACCAAGACTTGGAGGTGTCGATGAAGAAAATCTGCTGGCCTATTGCCCGATGGGAAACCGCCTGCGATTGACAGCAACAGCGGAAATAGCCGACTATTCAACACAGCACAGCCCGGCGGATTTCAACGTCATGCTGAAAAAGGCGAGAGAGCTGTTCGGCGATGAACTGGGTGCTTCGGGTATTGAATACTGGGCCGGGTTGCGTCCCATGACGCCAACAGGACTGCCGATTGTTGATCGTTCGCCGATCGACAATCTTTTCATCAATACCGGTCATGGTCACATGGGCTGGACAATGTCAAATGGATGTGCGCGGATGATGGCTGACATGATCGGACAGAAACCGATGGCCCATTCAAACGAGGGGATGAACTATGCCAGTTAA
- a CDS encoding RidA family protein: MSIERFQTNDRMSQMVIHNDTVYLAGQVALKAPGASVADQTRAILDQIDELLALAGTDKSKALTATIWLCSMDDFAEMNNVWDEWAKGGNAPCRAAVESPRLAAPQFTVEIGLIAAR, translated from the coding sequence ATGTCGATTGAACGTTTTCAAACCAATGATCGTATGAGCCAGATGGTGATCCATAACGACACCGTCTATCTGGCAGGTCAGGTTGCCCTGAAGGCACCTGGCGCTTCGGTTGCAGACCAGACGCGCGCCATTCTTGATCAGATCGACGAATTGCTGGCCTTGGCCGGAACAGATAAATCGAAGGCACTCACCGCCACCATATGGCTTTGCAGCATGGACGATTTTGCTGAAATGAACAATGTCTGGGATGAATGGGCAAAGGGCGGAAATGCCCCATGCCGTGCGGCGGTGGAATCGCCACGTCTCGCCGCGCCTCAATTCACTGTTGAAATCGGTCTTATCGCCGCGCGATGA
- a CDS encoding flavin-containing monooxygenase — translation MSLDPSPHQQIHNHPVANGTKLHLDAVIVGAGFSGLYQLHCLRDTLEMNAAVLEAGDGVGGTWYWNRYPGARCDSESHSYCYYFNRDLLDEWRWSERYPGQAEILSYLNFCADKLDLRRDIYLNQRVDQAVWDEASGRWQVRCTSGLEVEARYLITAVGCLSSANLPSINGITRFKGEIYHTGEWPHDGVDFEGKTVVVVGTGSTGIQAIPVIAAEACKLTVLQRTPNFSVPARNAPLKEDFHPNFCEEIDSWHQKMLISRHGHPWSAPPRKLCETPEDERNAILEDAWRIGGLRFRESFDDILLDERSNHLMSDFIRAKIRGIVDDAETAEKLLPLDHPFGTKRPPIDTNYFETYNRDNVELVDIRPNPIDCLDEDGVKLADGAHIPADIIVFATGFDAMSGALLKMGIVGRDACTLDEAWKEGPKTYLGLGVHGFPNMFTITGPGSPSVLTNMPRSIEQHVDWITALLKHAESSGIAKIEAEDDAMRNWTDHVTDTANLTLLPKANHSWYLGANVPGKPRVFMPYAGGLDRYRSHCDEVAAKGYPGFRMTGIHDHIRCV, via the coding sequence ATGTCACTTGATCCGTCCCCCCACCAGCAGATACACAACCATCCTGTTGCGAATGGAACCAAACTCCATCTTGACGCGGTGATTGTCGGCGCCGGGTTCTCCGGGCTCTATCAGCTCCATTGCCTGCGTGATACGCTCGAGATGAATGCAGCAGTACTTGAAGCTGGAGACGGTGTTGGCGGGACCTGGTACTGGAACCGCTATCCCGGTGCCCGGTGTGACTCGGAAAGCCATTCCTATTGCTATTATTTTAACCGGGACCTGCTGGATGAATGGCGCTGGTCCGAACGTTATCCCGGGCAGGCCGAAATCCTCAGTTACCTGAATTTCTGCGCCGACAAGCTGGATTTGCGGCGAGATATCTACCTCAATCAACGGGTTGATCAAGCGGTCTGGGATGAAGCCTCCGGCAGATGGCAGGTCAGATGCACTTCAGGATTAGAGGTCGAAGCCAGATACCTCATCACGGCGGTCGGGTGCTTGTCTTCGGCCAATCTGCCATCGATCAACGGCATCACGCGGTTCAAGGGCGAGATCTACCACACCGGGGAATGGCCGCATGACGGGGTGGATTTTGAAGGCAAGACGGTGGTTGTGGTGGGCACCGGGTCAACCGGCATTCAGGCTATTCCGGTCATTGCCGCTGAAGCGTGCAAACTGACGGTCCTGCAGCGCACCCCCAATTTCAGTGTTCCGGCCCGTAACGCGCCGCTAAAGGAGGATTTTCACCCAAATTTCTGCGAGGAGATTGACTCCTGGCACCAGAAGATGCTGATCTCACGGCACGGCCATCCCTGGAGTGCGCCACCACGTAAATTATGCGAAACGCCTGAAGATGAGCGCAATGCCATTCTGGAAGACGCCTGGCGGATCGGCGGGCTCCGCTTTCGTGAAAGTTTTGACGATATCCTCCTGGATGAGCGTTCTAATCATCTGATGTCGGATTTCATCCGCGCGAAAATTCGCGGCATTGTCGATGATGCCGAGACTGCCGAAAAGCTCCTGCCCCTGGATCATCCCTTCGGCACAAAACGCCCGCCGATCGATACAAACTATTTTGAAACGTATAACCGCGACAATGTCGAGCTTGTCGATATCCGTCCCAACCCGATCGATTGTCTTGACGAGGATGGCGTGAAACTGGCGGATGGCGCGCATATTCCTGCCGATATCATCGTCTTTGCAACCGGCTTTGATGCCATGTCGGGCGCGCTGCTGAAGATGGGGATCGTCGGGCGCGATGCCTGCACGCTTGACGAAGCATGGAAGGAAGGGCCGAAAACCTATCTCGGACTTGGTGTTCACGGATTTCCCAACATGTTCACCATAACAGGCCCGGGCAGCCCGTCGGTGCTGACCAATATGCCGCGATCCATTGAACAGCATGTGGACTGGATCACGGCATTGCTGAAACATGCCGAGTCCAGCGGCATTGCCAAGATCGAAGCCGAGGATGACGCCATGCGGAACTGGACCGATCACGTGACCGATACCGCCAACCTGACACTTCTGCCCAAAGCCAACCATTCCTGGTATCTGGGCGCGAACGTGCCTGGCAAACCGCGGGTGTTCATGCCCTATGCCGGCGGCCTTGATAGATACAGGTCCCATTGCGATGAAGTTGCGGCCAAAGGATATCCGGGCTTCCGCATGACCGGCATCCACGACCACATAAGATGCGTGTAA
- a CDS encoding CocE/NonD family hydrolase, producing the protein MRSATNSDDTYWIEMPDGRRLSARVWLPEDLTPHPVILEYLPYRKRDGTAQRDATTHACFVKRGYACIRVDIAGTGDSEGRFDDEYSEQELSDGEAVLAWIAGQDWCNGSIGIIGISWGGFNGLQLAYRRPPALKALVSVASTTDRYADDIHYMGGCLLSDNANWGATMLAYLSRPADPLLRPDWREDWIARMENLPDLTATWLRHQTRDAYWKHGSVCEDWSRISIPVLAITGWADAYVNTPGYLVENLRSPAKALIGPWEHRYPHISKLGAADFHSEVLNWFDRWLKGEENGIDNIPDFRTFCKEFHAPSRKMAPPKGRWIAEAEWPSPNVMEKVFYINAETLGPEAGTGEVKISNPAHLGMASGYFCPGMRFDNELAGDQAEDDALSTHFDMVLCEDIELMGQPRLKLAFRVDQPVAQIVARLCEVDSNGVSQRISYRPFNLTHWESHETPSALVPGQTYMAEFVLNACAHRLKAGHRLRLSLSTSYWPIVWPAPKPVTITLDEDAVELTLPVRKSEDLLPPANPASIDPVVPDAARMLRSAGGWAKDHVEPDGTIVQESFDDFGKSEDLTHGMVTSSHVHMRYSIHPERPESADLQVTWRFSYGRDQWQVEIDTSTRMTCDEENFYLHRGLRATEGAVKSEVLTKEWIETIPRGLL; encoded by the coding sequence ATGCGTTCAGCAACCAATTCGGATGACACCTACTGGATCGAAATGCCGGATGGCCGCCGGCTTTCGGCACGTGTCTGGTTACCTGAAGACCTGACCCCGCATCCGGTAATCCTCGAATATCTGCCCTATCGGAAACGTGATGGAACAGCACAAAGAGACGCGACCACCCATGCCTGTTTTGTCAAGCGGGGCTATGCCTGCATTCGCGTTGATATAGCCGGCACCGGCGACAGCGAAGGCCGGTTTGACGATGAATATTCCGAGCAGGAACTGAGCGATGGGGAAGCGGTGCTTGCGTGGATTGCAGGGCAGGACTGGTGCAACGGCTCTATCGGGATAATCGGCATCAGCTGGGGCGGGTTCAATGGTCTCCAGCTGGCCTATCGCCGCCCGCCTGCCTTGAAAGCCTTGGTCAGCGTGGCATCCACCACCGACCGGTATGCTGATGATATTCATTATATGGGCGGGTGCCTCTTGAGCGATAACGCCAATTGGGGGGCGACCATGCTTGCCTATCTGTCGCGTCCGGCGGACCCGCTGCTGCGTCCAGACTGGCGAGAAGACTGGATTGCCCGGATGGAAAATCTGCCAGATCTGACGGCGACATGGCTCCGCCATCAGACCCGGGATGCTTATTGGAAACATGGTTCGGTTTGCGAGGACTGGTCACGTATTTCCATTCCTGTTCTGGCCATAACCGGCTGGGCGGATGCCTATGTCAACACGCCTGGATATCTCGTTGAAAACCTCAGGAGTCCGGCCAAGGCACTGATCGGCCCCTGGGAGCATCGCTATCCCCATATATCAAAACTTGGGGCGGCGGACTTCCATTCAGAGGTCCTGAACTGGTTTGATCGCTGGCTCAAAGGTGAGGAGAACGGGATCGACAATATTCCCGATTTTCGAACATTCTGCAAAGAATTCCATGCACCATCCCGAAAGATGGCGCCGCCAAAAGGCCGCTGGATCGCCGAGGCCGAATGGCCATCTCCCAATGTCATGGAGAAGGTTTTCTATATAAACGCCGAAACGCTCGGGCCAGAGGCAGGTACGGGTGAGGTGAAGATCAGCAACCCGGCACATCTCGGGATGGCCAGCGGATATTTCTGCCCCGGGATGAGATTTGATAACGAGTTGGCCGGTGATCAGGCCGAAGATGACGCGCTCTCAACACATTTTGACATGGTGCTGTGCGAAGATATCGAACTAATGGGGCAACCCCGGCTGAAACTGGCTTTTCGTGTTGATCAGCCTGTTGCCCAGATTGTCGCCAGGTTATGTGAAGTGGACAGCAATGGTGTGTCCCAGCGTATTTCGTATCGGCCCTTTAATCTGACGCATTGGGAAAGTCATGAAACACCTTCAGCGCTTGTGCCCGGGCAAACCTATATGGCCGAATTTGTGCTTAATGCCTGCGCCCATCGTCTTAAGGCGGGACATCGGTTAAGGTTGTCGCTTTCCACTTCATACTGGCCGATTGTCTGGCCTGCCCCGAAACCGGTTACCATTACCCTTGATGAAGATGCCGTTGAGCTGACCTTGCCGGTGCGCAAGAGCGAGGATCTGCTTCCGCCTGCCAATCCGGCATCGATTGACCCTGTGGTACCGGACGCTGCGCGGATGCTTCGTTCTGCCGGTGGCTGGGCAAAGGATCATGTTGAACCTGATGGCACGATCGTCCAGGAAAGTTTTGATGATTTTGGCAAATCGGAGGACCTGACCCATGGCATGGTCACGAGCAGTCATGTCCATATGCGATATTCCATCCATCCCGAAAGGCCGGAAAGCGCGGATCTACAGGTCACATGGCGGTTTTCCTACGGGCGGGATCAATGGCAAGTCGAAATAGATACCTCAACGCGTATGACCTGTGATGAGGAGAATTTCTATTTGCATCGAGGGCTGCGCGCAACAGAGGGCGCAGTCAAATCCGAAGTCCTCACCAAGGAATGGATCGAGACCATCCCCCGGGGCCTTCTTTGA